One window of Pelobates fuscus isolate aPelFus1 chromosome 9, aPelFus1.pri, whole genome shotgun sequence genomic DNA carries:
- the LOC134573446 gene encoding cytochrome c oxidase subunit 7A2, mitochondrial, with product MRNYLVFGQRLSRSFATSSRARIQNRVIEKQKIFQEDNNLPVHTKGGTSDVILFRITMGISIAGTCLSLFELFKAARPKHAK from the exons ATGAGGAATTATCTG GTTTTTGGACAGCGTCTTTCGAGGAGTTTCGCCACGTCATCCCGTGCTCGCATCCAGAACAGAGTTATTGAGAAACAAAAGATATTCCAG GAAGATAATAACCTACCAGTTCATACCAAAGGAGGGACATCAGACGTCATTTTATTTCGCATCACAATGGGCATAAGCATTGCAG GAACATGTCTTTCCTTGTTTGAGCTGTTTAAGGCGGCGAGACCCAAACACGCGAAATGA